Below is a genomic region from bacterium.
CAGGCTACGGACTGACGACTGAGCACTATTGTTCAGAATCAAATAATTATCATAACCACTTAACTGTATGAACGCAGCACCAGCACCCGCCCCGGCACCCGCTCCCCTAAACGGCGAACCGCACCGGAGTGCACCGAATGGCCCGCGCCGCGAGGGCGGACGCCCTCCTTTTAACGGACCCCGCCGCGAAGGCCCCCGGGGCGATCGCAGAGGCGGCGGCCAGGGACGTCCCGGCCGTGCAAGCCGCGATATCCGGCGCATCCTGCGCCGCCCGAGCCCCGCGAGCATGAAAGCGCGTGAAGCGGACTATTTCCCCGCCGAGCCCGCCGAGAACGTGGTGCGCGTCGTCCCCCTGGGCGGCGTCGAGGAAGTCGGGCGCAACATGGTCGCCGTCGAATGCAACGGCGACATCTTCGTGCTTGATGTCGGCTTCCATTTCAAAGCGGAAGACGACGCGCCGGGCGTCGACTACACGCTTCCGAATACCGCGTACCTCGAGAAAAACAAGGAGCGGGTCCGCGCCGTGATCATCACGCACGGCCACCTCGACCACATCGGCGGCATTCCGTTCCTTTTGCCCCGCTTCGGGAATCCCCCGATCTACACCCGCCGGCTCACGTCGATCATGATCCAGCGGCGCCAGGAAGAGTATCCGGATATGCCGAAGCTCGAGCTCGTTGAGGTCGAGCCCGGGCAAAGCGTCACCATCGCCCATACGAAGGTGAAGTTCTTCCCCGTCACGCACTCCATCCCCGACTCGATGGGCGTCTCGATCGAGAGCCCGTACGGCAACGTCGTCCTCTCCGGAGACCTGAAGCTCGACCACGAGGACGGCGTCCCTTCCGAGCGCGAGGTGAAAACCTGGGGCGACATCGGAAAGGACAAGAACCTCTTCTTCATTGCCGACTCGACGAACGCGGAGCGCGACGGCTTCTCGATTCCCGAGAAGCGCGTGCACCAGACGCTCGACGAGATCGTGAAGACCGTCTCGAGCCGCCTCATTATCGGCACCTTCGCGTCGCAGTTCGAGCGCATGATGCACATCATCGAAAGCGCGGAGAAGTACGGCAAGAAAATCGTGATCGAGGGCCGCTCGATAAAGAACAACATCGAGATCGCCGAGCGCGCGGGACTCTTGAAAATCGACAAAGGCACGATCATTCCCGCCCAGGACATGAGCAACTACCCGCCGGACAAGATTCTCATCCTCTGTACCGGAGCCCAGGGCGAGGAGTTTGCCGCGCTTATGCGCATCGCGACGAAGCAGCACAAGTACATACAATTCAATGAGCGCGACACGGTCGTCCTTTCCTCGTCGGTTATTCCCGGAAACGAGACCTCTGTGCAGACCCTCAAGGACAACCTTTACCGCCAGAAGGTGACGATCATCCACTACCGCTCCTCGGACGTGCACTCGACCGGGCACGGAAACACCGGCGAGCTCATCTGGCTCAACAAGCAGGTGAACGCGAAGTTCTTTATGCCCGGCTACGGCTACTACTCCATGACGTACTCGCATGCGCGCGCGATCGAGCAGGCCGGAAGACCCCGCGAAAGCATCATCGTCGCCGACAACGGAAGCGTGATCGACATCGAGGACGGCGAGACGCTCAACGTGCACAAGCAGAAGGTGCCGTCGGCCCCGCTCGTCGTCGACGGGTTCTCGATCGGTAATCGCCAGGAAGTCGTGATGCGCGACCGCCAGTCGCTCGCCAAGGACGGCATGTTCGTCGTCATTGCGACGGTGAACGTGAAGACCGGCAAACTGAGGAAGAGCCCCGACATCATCTCCCGCGGCTTCGTGTATCTGCGGGATTCCCAGGGCATGCTGAACGAAGCGCGGCTTCTCATCAAAAAGACCGTCGAGGACTCGACCCGTAACATGAATCCGGTCGATCTCGACTACGTCAGAAACCAGCTCGCGGATGTTCTCGCCGGGTTCCTCTTCTCGCGCACCAACAAGGCGCCGATGGTGATTCCGGTGCTGATTGGGGTGTAGCGGCGACGGCTTCCCGCTAGGTTGGTGCGTACGCGACTGAGTATAAAAAGAACCACCTCGACTCTTCTAGAGGTGGTTCAAAACAGAATGTCGTCTTCGTTTATTTCTGGCGAAACCGAGACCTCTATGTTCTCGCTCCGCAGTTGCTCAACCGCTGCTGCAAACCCGGTGCCGAGCATATTGTTCAATTCCGAAACTGATTTGAGCCAACGTTGATTGGATGCTTTGTAATACCGCGGATCATCCGGATCAATGATCAGCGCACCTTCTCCCGCCTCGAGGAGTGGAAGTCCGCGAACATGTGCTTTAAAATCTTCGATCAGGTTGAAGAAGTCTTGGTCACTTATCGCCTCTTGATACGGAATCGTTGTCTCGATCCTACATAAAGGTGTCGTGTGCCAATTTCGATCCATAAAGAGCTCGAAGTGGAGCATTCCCTCGGGAGACTCGATTTCGCCAAAAAAATCTAGAAGCTCAGATACCCCACTTCGTGTATTGAGGAAATCCTCGCTCTTCTCCTTCGGATCTCGTAATCCCAGCATCCCTTGGCATACCCACAGGAGCGTTCCGAAATGCATGTCCGAATACCAGCGAATCTCTCCCAGGTGCGTGTTGGGAGGAGGTTTCTTTACTATTTTCACAGCCTAACTCCCTTTGCTCAGGGTTTCCATTGGCAACTCTACACGAACAGTGTCAAAGGTAAAGCCGAAGGGGGAATGGTACGCTCGAGACGCTTTGTTTAGAAGCCCGAAGACTGATCAAACGGATTGAACGGAACTTTAGTCGAAGCTGGTCCGAACTCACGACGGTTCTTCCGCACTTTTGTATCCCTGAATCGCAGTATGCTATACTACCGCCCATGACCACCGCAACGCTTCTTAAAAAAGCAGCAGCAAAAGATACGGGCGTCGTCGTGCTGACGCTTGCGGAATATAACCGCCTGAAGGCCGAAAGTCTGCCAGTCGAGTATCTTACTGGCAAAGCCGCGCGGGATCTTGACAAGCTCGTCGAAGAAGGACTGCGGGAGCATCGCGCGGGCAAGACGAGGAAACTGAAATCCCTGGCCGATCTTGATTAGTTTCTTCTATGCTTTCGATCGAGACGCGGCCCCTCTTCGATAGGCATTACCGCAAGCTGCCGCGGCGCTTGAAAGAAGCAGCGAAAGAAAAAGAGCGTTTGTTTCGAATGGATCCTTTCCTCCCAAGCCTTGGGACGCACAAGCTCCATGGAAAGGACCGGGGCGCATGGGCGTTTTCCATTGACCGGAAATATCGGATCAAGTTCGTATTCATCGCGGGTGATCGTATCCTGTTCCTCGATGTCGGCACGCACGACATATACGAGTGATCAACGCGCGAGGCGGAAACGGGTGCCGCGCAGCTGTATAAGCCCTTCCTGTGTAAGCGAAGCGACCGCATTTTTGACCTGCTCGCGCCGGGAAGGACCGAGGATCTTGATAAGGAACGTGCGCTCGCACGGACTTTTGGCAAGTTCCTTAAGTAGCGCCCCGCGCGCTTGCCTCATAGAACCCTCAAATACGGATTGTTTGGCGTAGTGTTTGCTCCTGGCGTTGAGCCGTACGCCCGAGCGCTTGAGGTATGCGCCATAGTCCATAAGCGCCGCATACCATTCCCTGCTCTTCCCTTTCGGCAGGGTTTTATGAAGTACCGCAAAGACTTCCGCGTCGTCGGTCTTCTCTTTGCTCGTAAAGAAATGGTGTGTGACCGCCGTGCGGATATTCGTCTCGACGAATACGACATTCTGGTTATACGCGAACGCCGCTACGGCATGCGCGGTATAGGGCCCGACACCCGGAAGCGCCTCGAGTTCTTCGGCTGTTTTCGGGAAGCGGCCGTTATGCTTCTGTGCAAGCACTTTCGCCGCTTCGCGGAGCATCTTCGCCCGGCGGTTGTATCCGAGTCCTTGCCAGATCTTAAGCACTTCGGAAAGCTTCGCGTGCGAAAGCGCGCGAACGTTCGGGAACTTCTTCAAAAACGCTTTGTAATACGGGATCACCCGTTCCACCTGCGTCTGCTGCAGCATCACTTCCGATACCAAGATTTTGTACGGATCGCGCGTCCTGCGCCACGGCAAGCCGTGCCTCCCTTGTTTCTTATACTGCGCCCAGACTATTTTTCTAAAATTCGTATACGACATCTTTCCGTTCGACTACAACCTTCCAGCCGCGGCGCTTCGCATGCTTATACAGCAGCGCATTCGGATTGAAGCAGACCGGGTTCTCGACGAGTTCGAGCATACCGATGTCGCTTTCCGTGTCCCCCACCGCAAACGATCCTTCGAGCGTGAGGTCCTCCTTGCGCACGGCACGGCGCAGGACCGCTCCCTTGTTCGAAATGAGTTCGGCATCCGCGATCATGCCCGTGAACTTGCCGGACGCGCCCGACTCGTAGAAGGTGCCGTATATCTTGTCGAACCCGAGTTCGTATCCGAGCCCGTCAACGATGAACTTGGGCGAGTGCGAAACCGCGAGCATAAAATAACCGCGGCGCTTGAGTTTCGAAACCAGTTCGCGCGTATAGCGGTAGAGACGATCCTTCTTTTCCTCGATCACCTCCCCCGCAACGTACGAGACCTCGTCGTACGGCAGGCCCTTGATCTGCCTGCCGAATATCTCGACCACTTTGCTTATATACGAGGCATAGTCGCCCTTGCGGTCGAGCCAGCGCACCTGTTCCGTCTCGTATGCCGCGCGCGTTTCCGGCGGGAACATGCCCTTCTCTATGAGCCGCTCCACGAGCTCGATAAGTAGCGACGAGCGGAAGAGTGTCCCGTCGATGTCGAATACCGCGACCTGCCGCTTCCCGCTCCCCGTATTGCCTGCCACGGCCTTCATCCCTCCATAGTACCTCTTATTTCGCCTTCGGCCACTTAGCCGCAGCCTTAGGCCAGAGTTTCGTGAGCGGGTGATCAAGGCACTCATGAGGCCGCGCGGGACACACGTAGCGACCATAGAGCACGAGACCGTTATTTACGTACTTCCAGTCCTCTTTCGGAATCAGCCGCTCCAAATCCTTGGATATTTTCGTGAGGTCTTCCTGATCGGTGAGGTCGAAGCGCTTGGCGAACCGCTTCACGTGCGTGTCGGTCGGGATGCCCTCCCAGATGCCATAGAGCTCGCCAAGGATCACGTTCGCCGTCTTGTACGCAATGCCCGGAAGCGTCACCAGCTCTTCCACGGCTTTCGGCACTTTCCCTTTGAACTCATCCCGTATCTTTTTCGCCGTCGCGATGATGGCTTTCGCCTTGTTGCGGTGGAAGGTCACGCGGGAAATGTCCTTGTCGAATTCCGCATAGTCGGCGGCGGCGAAATCATCGATCGTCTTATATTTCCCAAACAGTACCTCATCGGTCACTTTATTCACGAGCTTATCGGTCGTCTGTGCGGAGAGCATTACCGCAGCTACGAGCTGCATCGGCGTTTTGTAGTGGAGTTCGGTCTTCGGTTTCGGGTACGCCTCTTTGAGATACGCAATCAGCTTCTTCGCTCTTGCCCGGCGCTCCTTGAATTCAAGCGTGTCCTTTTGCATATCGCAAAACGCGACGTCTAGCTCGTCAAACGTTTGAGGTCCGCAAGCACCTCGGCTACATGCTCCGCGGGCTTCACACCCTCGTATATCTTGGCAATCTTTCCTTCCGGGTCTATGAGAAACGACGTACGAAGCGTTCCCTCGTATTCGCGTCCCATGAACTTCTTGGCTCCCCAGACGCCATAGCTCTCCACGACTGCCTTCTGTTCGTCCGAAAGGAGCGTAAACGGAAGATCGTACTTCTTCGCGAATTTCTCGTGGCTCGCGACGGGGTCGGTAGAGATGCCAAGCACGACCGCGGAAAGCTTCTCGAAGTGCGGAAATTCATCCCGGACGCTCTTCGCTTCTATCGTGCAGCCGGGCGTATCGTCCTTCGGATAAAAATAAATGAGCATCCATTTGCCGAGATAGTCGGCAAGCGAACGGACCGTTCCGTTCTGATCAGGAAGCGAGAACGCGGGGGCCTTTCCTCCAATAATCATCATGTGCTGAGTATAGCATCGGCAACCTCTTTACCCATTTCGATTGCGCCATGGACAGTAGCTGCATGTCCCTGCGTATGGGCGGCTTCGCCAGCGTAATAGACTGTATTCTCTATCGGTTTGGACAGAAGAGAGCGAGCATTACCCATATGCAAGGCCGGATAACTGTAGGAACCAAGCGCATACGGATCATCTGACCATGTAAAATGTCTGGCAGCTTGGATATGCTTTTTGATATCAGAACCGAGCGCTCCGGCAAGTTCCTCAGCACCAAATGCTACGGCCTGTGTTTCCCCCATCTCGGTAAGATCACGGGCGCGCGTGCCTCCGCTAAACCCGACAGCGACAACTTGCCCGCCGAAACGGCGTACCCACCAGTGGCCAAAATGTCCTGGGGTATCAAGGATTCTGAAAACAGGCAGATTGCAATCGAACCAAAGCGTCAGTTTGGTCGAGTCGCCAAAACCAATTTTAGACACCGCCTCATTAAATGAGGCGGGTAGATCCGGATTGAAGGTGAGTTTACCAGTTTTAAGCACTCCCAAGGGGATGGTTATCACCACTTTCGCGGCGTCGTAGACCGCACCGTTCGTGCACGTTACCCGCGCCAAGCCAGGCTTCCAGGCTATGGCGGAAACTTCATGCTTGAGTTTGATAGGAAGGCCCTCTGCGAGTGCGGCTAGGACACGAGCATATCCGTCGACAAGCCAGAAATTCCGATCTCCACTGGTCGCCAGCTCTTCCTCGCGGGCGAATTCTAACAGACTTAAGTTGGTAGGGTCGGCGCCTTCGTAATCGCCTATATGGCGCCCTGAAAAGAACTTCGCGGCGGGCGAAATAGGTTGCTTCGCAAGATATTCTGACAAACTGATTTCTTCGCCTTGATACTCCGCAATACCAGCGTCCACGGCATCCATTTCTTGTAAAAGGCGTGCGCTGTCTGCGCGCAGCGAACCTGTATCGCCACCGAAGACGCGCCGCGCGCCGTTTAGAGCGGCCCATTCTTCAGTAGATAAATGAATATCTCGTATAAAATCCCATGTCGCGGCATTTTCTCCGTGAATGAATTCCGCGCCTGCTTCCACGACACCCCGGTCGAAGATGGTGTGTACACGCCCTCCGATACGATTCCTCGCTTCTAAAATAAGAACTCGCTTACCTGCTTTCATAAGACGCTGTGCGCAGGTAAGCCCGGCTGCTCCGGCTCCTAGCACGATCACGTCATACTCCATCGTGAAAGACTTTTAGAACGAGCGTCTAGTTAAGTGGATTCGAACAAGCTGGCCGACTCATCCGAACCCATCGCGTGCTCGTATGCATACGAGACGAGAGCCCCGAGCGTCACCGCCCACAGCCCGTACAGAAGTATCGGACCGATAACCGGCACGAGATACACGACCGAGAGGACGAGCATGCCAAGTACGGCGAAGCGCCAGCTGAAGTAGCGGTCGCCGAATATCTGCTTGCGTATGAGGGCGCCTGCAACCGCGCCCGCGTAGCAGTACGCGAGCGAGAGCGCGAGAACATAGGCGCTTCCCGCGATGAGCGCGACGGCAAATCCGACGAACGTGAGCGCGAGAAGGAATACCAGGATCGGCGTCGCGACCGTAAGGGCGAATCCGAGAAGCGCGTAGAGCGCGAGACGGCGGGCAGTGCCCCGAAGCACGCGGGAAGCAAGCGCTTCCGTAAACGCCGGGAAGAGCCCGGCAAGGATGCCGACCGCGATAAGCGCACCGAGAATCTTTACGAAAAGGAAAACGCCGGTCCCGGCAAGGGCGAGCGCCTGGGCTTGCTTGCTGGTCGGAAGAAACGACGCGCCGGTATAAGTCACTCCCCCGTCGACGATCGCCGAAGCGGGAACGTCGGCGGCTTCCGGAGCTTCGTAGCGAAGCGTTCCTTCGATATGCGTACCGGGAGCAAGCGCGAGCTTATCCGAGACGACAGCGCGTACGTCGCCCTTGAAAGTGCCGGAAAGAAGGACATTGCTTCCGTAGACGGTTACGGGACCACCCGCTCCGCTAAGAAGCTTCACCGTCCGTGCGGCCACGAACACGCTTCCCAGGGAACCGCTTGTTTCCGTAAAGCTTGCGGCAAGCGCGGCGACATCGCCGCCAACGGGTGCGGAAATCGCGACGCTCCCGCCAAGGATCCGGACGTCGCCCGCGACCGGTTTCTTGATATCGACGCTCCCTCCCGCAAGAAGCGCGTCGCCCGCTATCGGCGCGGAAACGGAGATGCTGCCGCCAAGGGCCGAGAAATCACCCATGACCGGGGCCGCGAGCGTGAGGGTGCCGCTTGCGAAATAAGAGTTACCTTCACCCGCTTCCGAAACGACCAGGGAACGCTCCGCGCCGAAGGTAGCGGCGGATACAGCCGAAGGAAGCGCGAGGACCAAAAGCGCGGCGAGGAGAAGCGGAAACGTGAGCGTGCGCCTAGACATGGAAATCATTGTATCACGAAGGAGCGTCTGTCAAGTGCTCCCTGCGCCAGAATTTCGATCCGGGCAGGAGGCGGGAGAAAAGCCACGCAAGAAGCGCGACGGCCCAGGAGAACGCGCAATAGATGCAAAGCGCCTGGATCACGAAAAGCTGCAAGAGAAGCGAAACAAGCGACACGGCCACGCCAAACAGCGTGAGCGCAAGGAGCATTTTCCGGAGCCTGGACGACGACCAGGCAAGCTCGAGCGCGGCGAGGATAAAGAGAAGCGCGTAAAACCCGAGGCCGTACACGGCAAGCGGAACGCCAAAGAGCTGCGAGTAGGGGCTCTGCGCGACCAGGTTGCAGCCTGAGAGCCCGTCGATATTGCAAAGAAGCGGGGCGCCGGACAATTCGCTTCTCGCAAGATAGACCGAATCGGCGAGCCCCAAAAACGCGGCGAGGAGGATCGCCCAGGGGGCGATGCGGGTGAAAAAGGCTTTCATGAACCTCCATAGTATACTGATGCTATGGATATCCAAAATACGGGTCCGGACGGCAGGAAGCCCGAACTCACGCCCGAGCAACGGCGGGTAATGCTTGAGCACGGGACCGAGACGGCGTTTACGGGCGAGTACGTCGACAACCATGAGCCCGGCGTCTACCGCTGCAATAACTGCGGAGCAGTCCTCTTCACGTCGGAAAACAAGTTCGATTCGGGCACCGGCTGGCCGTCGTTTACCGATCCCGCGGTCGCCGAAAATATCGGGACGAGCGAAGACGATTCGCTTGGTATGCGCCGTACCGAGGTGCACTGCAAGCACTGCGGGGCGCATCTCGGGCACCTTTTTAACGACGGTCCGGTAACTGCGGGTGGCAAACGATACTGCATCAACTCCGTCTGTCTCGATTTTGAAAAGGAACATCCGGCTGCCGTCTTCTAATCAACACCTTGGCACCACCTCCTTGAGTACTTGTGCCGGAGTCAGGAGATTCAGGCCGAAATGGTGCCGCTCCCGGTTGTACCAGGGGATGTATTTCTTCAGAGCCGCATTGAACGCTTCCGGACTTCTGCGCGCATGGTCGAGGCACTCCTCCTGAAGCGTGCGGTTGAATCGCTCGATATGCGCATTGTCGTTGGGTTTCCCGATGCGGGAATACCGGTGCTTCCTCCGGATGCGCTCGACGAACCACGCCCCGAACTCGGGACCATGGTCGCTCTGGAGCATTTCGAAGCGGAAGGACGCTCTCCGCTGCGCCTCCTCGACGAAGCGCACGGCGGTCGCGGCATCCATGCGCGCATAGGTCTTCGCGTACGCGGTGCGGGAATGCACGTCGATGAGGGTGAAGGTATACATCCGCTTCTTCAAATCGAGCATGGTGTGAATGGTGTCGATCTGGACGAGGGAACCGGGTTTCTCCGGCAGGGGGCGGTCGACCTGTGGGTGGTATCGCTTGTACGGGCTCCTCTTCTTGAGGAGGCCCATGCGGTCAAGCGTTCGCTTGATGGTGGAGAGTGAAATCACCACCCCTTCCTCCTCCAGTATGCGCTGAATGACTTCCGCGCTTCGCTTCGACTTGAGCCGGGTATGGAAGATCTTCCAGCGGAGTTCGTCTGAGAGCTGCCGGGGATGGCGCTTCGGACGCGACGAGCGCGTCGGTATCGGGTGGTATCCGATGCGTTCGGCCCTTCGCACCCATTTCATGACGGCGGTGTGATGGTACCCGAGATGCCGCCCGATCTTGCGCGCGCTCCAGCCTTGGCGGAAGAGATCCGCCGCTTCGCGGCGGATGCGGGGCATACGGGGGTTGGTGGTGTATGGCATGCGACTTGGCTTAGTGGTGCCAAGGTATTGAACCATTACGGGGCGCTTGACTAGGTTCATCAAGTGAAGTAGAAATCCTTGAGGCCAACAAGGGACGGCATGCGCCGCCCCCATGTACGGAGGACGTTATGGATATCAGGAAACGTCTTGTGGATGCGGCGTTCGCGGAGATGCAGCTTCGCTTCCACATAACGGACGAGAATACGCGTCGTCTTGCGCTCATGTCGGGGACGCAGCTCGCCCATCACCTGTTCCTGCCGCTGCTCCAGAAGGTGCAGCACGTGGGAGCGACGGCGTTTGCGGCCCGAGGCATGTATGCACAGATGGTCCAGGGTTCGGATGACGGCACGTTCGCGAGCATGGCACCCGCCCTGCAAGTGCTTCACGAATCCGAGCTCAACGGCGATCCGGCGAAAGCCCGCAACTGGGCCGCGGGGCTCGGGATGGAGGAAATGGACAGGATCCTGTTCCACCACCTCTTCCTCGGCAATCGTTTCGAACGGGGCGTGCCGCTTGCAAGCTTCGCCATCCCGCTCGCGACCATCGCCGCCTCGCAGGAAATGAAATACGAGATCCTGCGCCAGGCGATGTACGAGGATTTCCCCGAACTTGCTACGCCGCTCGCAACCATGTTCGGCCGTCCGCTCACGCGGATGGAAATCAGCCTTGGCTTTCTCGTCAATGCGTTCGACCTCGGGGAAATGAATCTCGAGCGCGCGATGATGTGTCTCCGTCTTCGCCCGGCGGGCCTCCTCTTCCGGGCGGTCGCGGGGATGCTTATGGAGCCCGGGCGAGTGCGTGACGCTGACTTTGATGCGCTCCATGAGCTTCTGGACGACGAATAAGACACTACACGCATCCTGAAAAAGGCCCCCTTCGCCGGGGCCTTTTGTTTTTAGATATGACACACCGCGTCGGGGTGCTTCTCGAAATACCGCTGATGATACTCTTCGGCGGGCCAGAATGCAGTCGCTTTCGTGATCTCGGTGGCGATCGTTTTCGGAAGATAATTCGATGCAAGCTCGGCTTTCATCCTCTCCGCCGCTTCCCGCTGCGCCTCGGAGAGATAGAAGACCGCACCGCGGTACTGGCTGCCGACATCCGGGCCCTGGCGATTAAGCTGCGTCGGATCGTGGAGCTTGAAGAATGCGCGAAGAAGGGTTTCGTATGAGACCCGGGACGGGTCGAAGGATACTTCGACCGCTTCGGCGTGCCCGGTCGTGTCAGAACAAACTTGTTCATAGGTAGGATGTTCGGTGTGCCCGCCGGTATATCCGGAAACGGCATCGATGATGCCCGGCACCGCGCGGAAAGCCGCCTCGACTCCCCAGAAGCAACCTGCAGCGAAAATGGCCTTTTCTTGCATAGGTATGGAAGTTATTCGGATACTGTTTCCCCGTCCGTCTCCGCGGATTCGGCCGCGGCCTTGTTCTCCGCGCGTTCTTTCCTGAGCCGGTGCTTGAACGTGGCGATGGTCGCGACGAAGGGAGAAGCTGGCGCAGCCGCAGCCTCAAGCGGCACCGCGCGGCGAAGACGCAAATGCTTTACGACCCTCGTAAGCAGGCGCTCGAGCGCACGCACCCCAAGCAGGACCAGGCGAACGACCTCATGGGCGAGCGTCTCCACGGTCGAGACGACCAGATGCCTGAGGAATGACGCGAAGTCGACATGTTCGAAGATGAACTCGACGCGGCGGGCGAAGCGATCGAGTTCGGCGCGTTCCCTCTCGAAATAACGGAAACCGCGGCGGCGTTCGAAACCGGTAAGCGCAAGAAAGCCGAGGAACAGGAATACCGTGATAAGGATGGCTATCAGGTATGCCATTGAGGGACTAGGCGCGGGCGGAGAAGCGCGCGAAGCGGGTAATCTCGACGCGCTCGCCGAACTTCTGGCTCGCCTCGGTCACGAGGTCGCGGATCGTCTTCGACTCGTCCTTGATATACGGCTGGTCAAGAAGCACCTGGTCGCTGAAATAGGAGGACAGCTTCCCTGCAAGGATCTTCTCTTTCATCTCCTCCGGCTTCCCCTCCACTTCCTTCGCGAACACGGCCATGGCCGCGGTTTTCGCCTCTTCCGGGATTTCCGCGTCGGTTGCGTATTTCGGGTCGGTCGCGGCGACCTGCATGGCGACTTCGCGCGCAAGCGCGACGAACTCGGGATTGCGGGAGACGAAATCGGTCTCCGAGGAGAGGAGCACCATGGCGCCGATGGAGCCGTCGTGCACGTAGGTCGCGACCGCGCCCGAACCGAGTTCGCGGTCAGCCTTCTTATCCGCCGCCGCGCCCGAACGCTTCTTAAGTATCACCTCCGCCTTGGCGACATCGCCTCCGGCCTCTTCAAGCGCCTTCTTGCACTGCATGACGGAAACACCGGTGCGGTCCCGGAGCGCTTTGACGATGTCGGTCGAAATTTCCATGTGTGAAAAATTATAGCATTAGGGACTAACGGGAACCGTCGTTCCGCGAGCGAAGCGGTGATCTCCGTTCATTTAGGCCGTGCGGCCCTTTTCGAACGCGTCGGTAAGTTCGGCAAGCACGAGCGTAACGGTCGCGCGGGAGGCATCGTTGCCGACGATCGGGAACGCGGCGTCGGAGAGATCGCAGTCGGAATTCATAAGCGCGATGATCGGAATGCCGGCGTCTCTCGCCTCCTTGACCGCGTGCGCCTCGGCCTTGGTGTCGACGACAAGAAGCGCATCCGGCTTTTTGGAAAGCGTCACGATTCCCTCGAGGCGCCCCTCGAGGCGCGCGATCTCGCGGTCGAGCTTCACGCGCTCGAGCTTGGTATAGAGCTTCGCGAGTTCTCCCGAATCGCGCTTTTCGGTGAGGTCGAGCAGGCGGTCGATGCGCTTTTTGATCTCGACGAAATTCGAAATGGTGCCCCCGAGCCAGCGACCGGCGACATAGGGCTGCCCCACGCGCTTCGCCGCATCTTTTACGAGCGCGGATATCTCGGGCTTTCCTCCGACGAAGAGAACGGTCTTGCCGTCGCGCGCGAGTGCCGCAACGGCCTGCTTCGCGCGGGCAAGCTGCTCGTCGGTCTTTGCGAGGTCGATGATTTCGGTGCGCGACTTAAGGCCGAGCACGAACTGCTTCATCGAAGGGTGCCTGCGGCGGCGTACCTGCGCAAAGTGGGCACCCGTCCCCAAAAGACGGTCAACGCCAACCCCTGCCATTTCCACGGCTGTCATACCCCTAAGGTATCATACTCTTTTCCGGCTATCAATCTTCCTCGACTGCGGGGGTCTTGCCCCCGGAAGCGGCGGTTTTAAGCGCCCCGACGATCGGGTCGAGGTAGCCCTCCATGATCTTCGGGAGGTTATGCCAGGACTCCTTCAATCTATGGTCGGTCACGCGGTCCTGGAGGAAATTATAGGTCCGGATCTTCTCCGAGCGGTCGGCCGTGCCGATCTGCGCTTTCCGCTCCGCCGAGTGCTTTTTAGCCTCCTCCTCTTCGGCCAGGTTCTCGAGCTTCGCGTACAAGATCTCCATCGCCTTTTCGCGGTTGGCTTTCTGGCTGCGCTCGCTTGAGGAGCGCACGTCGATGCCGGTCGGCTTGTGGATGAGGCGCACGGCGGTCTCCACCTTGTTCACGTTCTGTCCCCCCGCCCCGCCGCTTCGTGAGAACTCCATCTCGAGATCCGACGGATTCATCTCGAACTTCGTATGGGCCCGAAGCGGAAGCGCC
It encodes:
- the rpsB gene encoding 30S ribosomal protein S2, giving the protein MTAVEMAGVGVDRLLGTGAHFAQVRRRRHPSMKQFVLGLKSRTEIIDLAKTDEQLARAKQAVAALARDGKTVLFVGGKPEISALVKDAAKRVGQPYVAGRWLGGTISNFVEIKKRIDRLLDLTEKRDSGELAKLYTKLERVKLDREIARLEGRLEGIVTLSKKPDALLVVDTKAEAHAVKEARDAGIPIIALMNSDCDLSDAAFPIVGNDASRATVTLVLAELTDAFEKGRTA